A section of the Pseudomonas tritici genome encodes:
- a CDS encoding TetR/AcrR family transcriptional regulator, with the protein MAQMGRPRTFDREHAVEQAMHLFWQHGYDATSLAQLKAGLGGGISAPSFYAAFGSKEALFDECVQRYLATYAQVTECLWDESLIPRQAVETALRQSARMQCEDGHPKGCMVALGVMSAPSPENARVATGLTQSRLRTRAGIVACVERAIRLGQLPQTLNPAVMATVFDSFLQGISILARDNVPHATLDAAISQLLLTWDIAASAVPPLRPDVASGNPQSPALDAAHTAHGHTAR; encoded by the coding sequence ATGGCGCAAATGGGCCGCCCCCGTACCTTCGATCGCGAACACGCTGTGGAACAGGCCATGCACCTGTTCTGGCAGCACGGCTACGACGCCACTTCCCTCGCCCAACTCAAGGCCGGCCTGGGTGGCGGAATCTCCGCGCCGAGTTTTTACGCGGCGTTCGGTTCCAAAGAGGCGTTATTTGACGAATGCGTGCAGCGCTACCTGGCGACCTACGCCCAGGTCACCGAATGCCTGTGGGACGAAAGCCTGATACCGCGCCAGGCCGTTGAGACAGCGCTGCGTCAGTCGGCGCGCATGCAGTGTGAAGACGGGCATCCCAAAGGCTGCATGGTGGCACTGGGGGTGATGAGCGCGCCAAGCCCGGAAAACGCGCGGGTGGCGACTGGGTTAACGCAGTCGCGGCTGCGCACGCGCGCTGGGATTGTGGCCTGCGTGGAACGGGCGATACGCCTGGGGCAGTTACCGCAGACGCTCAACCCGGCCGTGATGGCGACGGTGTTTGACAGCTTCCTGCAGGGCATTTCGATCCTGGCACGGGACAATGTGCCCCATGCCACTCTCGACGCGGCGATCAGCCAACTGCTGCTCACCTGGGATATCGCCGCCTCTGCTGTACCGCCCCTTCGTCCCGACGTTGCCTCAGGAAATCCACAATCGCCCGCACTCGATGCGGCCCATACCGCCCATGGGCATACAGCAAGGTAA
- a CDS encoding ATPase domain-containing protein gives MSSKVTINRLATGVPGLDEVLGGGLPEFSFNLIAGPPGCGKTTLAHQMMFALATPERPALFFTVLGEPPLKMLRYQQQFDFFDNEAINQSIRYINLADDTLAGNLDEVLRRIVSEVETHSPSLVFVDSFRSVVLASQTQTNPNNNLPQFVQQLGMLMTTWQATTFLIGEYFTETDTNPIFTVADGLIWLRQSVERNSMVRKMEIMKMRGQPTLPGLHTFRIESSGIKVFAPAAIDPVETPMPRPIQRLKMGVPRLDEMLGGGLPRGYSLLVAGPSGSGKSILAATFLAEGARNGETGVIAVFEQRPNRSQNATLADLITCGNVSLVDSRAPDLSIDEIVQQLLSEIRRLNATRVVIDSLSGFELALAPTFRADFRESLSRMVTALTRVGVSVLMTSELEDRYTDLRFSPYGTAFLTDAIIVQRYIEVRSRLLRIMAVVKVRASAHCDELRQYRITDDGLQIGEMLPDQEGLLGGRPTTRNTGSDNV, from the coding sequence ATGAGCTCCAAAGTAACTATCAACCGCCTGGCTACCGGTGTGCCAGGTCTGGACGAGGTGCTGGGCGGAGGATTGCCGGAATTTTCGTTCAACCTGATCGCCGGCCCACCTGGCTGCGGCAAGACCACGCTGGCGCATCAAATGATGTTTGCCCTCGCGACCCCTGAACGCCCCGCGCTGTTTTTCACCGTGTTGGGCGAGCCGCCGCTGAAGATGCTGCGTTATCAGCAGCAGTTCGACTTTTTCGATAATGAAGCGATCAACCAGTCGATCCGCTATATCAACCTGGCCGATGACACCCTGGCCGGTAATCTGGATGAGGTGTTGCGGCGAATTGTCAGCGAAGTGGAGACACATTCGCCGTCGCTGGTGTTTGTCGATTCCTTCCGCTCCGTGGTGCTGGCCAGCCAGACGCAGACCAACCCCAATAACAACCTGCCGCAGTTCGTTCAGCAACTGGGCATGTTGATGACGACCTGGCAGGCGACCACCTTTCTGATCGGCGAGTATTTCACCGAAACCGACACCAACCCGATTTTCACCGTGGCCGATGGGCTGATCTGGTTGCGCCAGAGCGTCGAGCGCAATTCGATGGTGCGCAAGATGGAAATCATGAAGATGCGCGGCCAGCCGACCTTGCCGGGGCTGCACACCTTCCGTATCGAGAGCTCCGGCATCAAGGTCTTCGCGCCCGCGGCCATCGACCCGGTCGAGACACCGATGCCGCGGCCTATCCAACGCCTCAAAATGGGCGTGCCACGCCTTGACGAGATGCTCGGAGGCGGCCTGCCACGGGGCTACTCACTGTTGGTCGCGGGGCCTTCGGGGTCGGGCAAAAGCATCCTGGCGGCGACGTTCCTGGCCGAGGGTGCGCGTAATGGCGAAACCGGCGTGATTGCGGTCTTCGAGCAACGGCCCAACCGCTCGCAAAACGCCACACTGGCCGACCTGATTACCTGTGGCAACGTCAGCCTGGTGGACAGCCGGGCGCCGGACCTGTCGATCGACGAAATCGTCCAGCAGTTGCTCAGTGAAATCAGGCGCTTGAACGCCACGCGGGTGGTCATCGATTCACTGTCGGGCTTTGAGCTGGCCTTGGCGCCGACCTTCCGGGCGGACTTTCGTGAGTCGTTGTCGCGCATGGTCACGGCGTTGACCCGCGTCGGCGTCAGCGTGTTGATGACCTCGGAACTGGAAGACCGCTACACCGACCTGCGCTTCAGCCCCTACGGCACGGCGTTCCTGACCGACGCGATCATCGTGCAGCGCTACATTGAAGTGCGTAGCCGCCTGTTGCGCATCATGGCGGTGGTCAAAGTGCGTGCCAGTGCCCACTGCGATGAGTTGCGCCAATACCGCATCACTGACGATGGCCTGCAGATCGGCGAGATGCTTCCCGATCAGGAAGGACTGCTCGGCGGTCGCCCGACTACCCGGAACACAGGGAGTGACAATGTTTGA
- a CDS encoding MFS transporter has protein sequence MTPSLTLSRSSDRLPIGALLALAMTGFICIVTETLPAGLLPLISDGLAISPSMAGQMVTAYALGSLLAVIPMTIATRGWRRRNVLLLTIVGFLLFNSITALSSHYGVTLVARFFAGVAAGLAWSLLAGYARRMVAPHQQGRALALAMVGTPIALSLGVPLGTWLGGLLGWRTTFGLMSAVSLVLIVWVLVKVPDYAPQPAHQRVSLGKVLTTPGVWPVLAVVISWMLAHNILYTYIAPFVARAGLAGRVDVVLLVFGIAALAGIWLTAKLVEPLLRKTVLVSLVVFAVISLVFGVSGEVPGVVYVGVAVWGLSFGGAATLLQTALADAAGDGADVALSLNVVAWNSAIAASGVMGGVLLDHWGVAAFPWAMLVLIGVALVIAWAARDHGFKPGRRTHIEAMAH, from the coding sequence GTGACACCCTCACTGACGTTATCTAGGTCATCCGACCGCCTGCCCATCGGCGCCTTGCTCGCCTTGGCCATGACCGGCTTTATCTGCATCGTCACCGAAACCTTGCCCGCCGGCCTCTTGCCGTTGATCAGCGACGGCTTGGCGATTTCGCCCTCTATGGCCGGGCAGATGGTCACCGCTTATGCACTGGGTTCGTTGTTGGCGGTGATTCCCATGACGATTGCTACCCGTGGCTGGCGCCGACGCAATGTGTTGCTGCTGACCATCGTCGGTTTTTTATTGTTCAACTCCATCACCGCGCTGTCGTCTCACTATGGCGTGACTCTGGTGGCGCGCTTCTTCGCCGGTGTGGCGGCAGGGTTGGCCTGGAGCCTGCTGGCCGGTTACGCCCGGCGCATGGTTGCGCCGCATCAACAGGGCAGGGCGCTGGCGTTGGCGATGGTCGGCACGCCGATTGCCTTGTCGTTGGGTGTGCCGCTGGGCACGTGGCTGGGTGGGCTGCTGGGGTGGCGCACCACGTTCGGTCTGATGTCGGCGGTTAGCCTGGTGTTGATTGTGTGGGTGCTGGTGAAAGTCCCGGACTACGCGCCCCAACCCGCGCATCAACGCGTGTCGTTGGGCAAGGTGCTGACGACGCCGGGCGTGTGGCCGGTGCTGGCGGTGGTCATCAGTTGGATGCTGGCGCACAACATTCTGTACACCTACATCGCCCCGTTCGTCGCACGGGCGGGGCTGGCTGGGCGGGTGGACGTGGTGTTGCTGGTATTCGGCATTGCCGCATTGGCGGGGATTTGGTTGACGGCCAAGCTGGTCGAGCCGTTATTACGCAAGACAGTGCTGGTCAGCCTGGTGGTATTTGCGGTGATCTCGCTGGTGTTTGGCGTGTCGGGCGAGGTGCCTGGCGTGGTCTACGTCGGTGTCGCCGTGTGGGGCTTGAGTTTCGGCGGTGCCGCCACCTTGCTGCAAACGGCCCTCGCGGATGCGGCGGGTGATGGCGCGGATGTGGCGTTGTCGCTGAATGTGGTGGCGTGGAACAGCGCGATTGCCGCGAGCGGCGTGATGGGCGGGGTATTGCTGGACCACTGGGGCGTAGCGGCGTTTCCATGGGCAATGCTGGTATTGATCGGCGTGGCGCTGGTGATCGCGTGGGCGGCACGTGATCATGGTTTTAAGCCAGGGCGACGGACCCATATAGAGGCCATGGCTCATTAA